The following are from one region of the Osmerus mordax isolate fOsmMor3 chromosome 1, fOsmMor3.pri, whole genome shotgun sequence genome:
- the mbd1b gene encoding methyl-CpG-binding domain protein 1b isoform X5, translated as MGQMDVYYLSPQNERVRSRVELGKVLDIDLSMFEYKLGTFSNCQPARLRRKKMRKDRSPSSESISPISNHRLTPGPTSRVSLSPLSRSALGIPDKDPMSFQAPLSPASGESIQSSATKLPWSPTSRPTSSLNGLEASNICFRICAKCGNPYTVTESERQGKKSCCLRCKVKKPVDNRNIVFRKWIPCGQCVACLTTVDCGMCASCKQGMLFPDSRKPVRCRKRKCIWPIHKSSSYQTSDPEDFSVEVDVDGEEDDFCEDDEDYDDDDDDDEEGVKKRKRRACGQCQACLSRKDCGTCDFCVDKPKFGGSNKKRQKCRLRQCQRQAMRHLLPFQLGLGEFGAIEGTGKIGRPRHYNTYSRKKEQRKRKLAIDPEMTNDVKKKDCSLDTAYGFEHTKRRKTIYGMNRQPSLQVDHDFVDTAKRHSFGGYALSNQCLVPEANTQARYANAPIPAQSLLSSWRGAMQNMDKDVVVHSKEPEDEEEDEVTPMITQIFSLAETSSLCGSNMDHELLKLLEATRKAALPILWYAIMMEGPQLQLVQCSKMSTMTDTVVQINPGFCYQVAVQGQPLLLTHPLYEGHPPRMTSVTLVVNLLLDLERYRVCQGVPDPEPSSNTEPFICERASTCDFLILKDEECCKKCSALTCL; from the exons ATGGGCCAGATGGATGTTTATTATTTGAG TCCGCAGAATGAGCGTGTGAGAAGCAGAGTTGAACTGGGTAAAGTCTTGGATATAGACTTGTCGATGTTTGAATACAAATTAGGAACATTTTCGAACTGCCAACCAGCGCGTTTAAGAAGGAAG AAAATGCGGAAGGACAGATCTCCATCCTCTGAGTCCATCAGTCCCATCTCTAACCACAGACTGACACCAGGGCCAACCTCCAGAGTTAGCCTGTCCCCTCTGAGTCGCAGTGCCCTGGGAATTCCAGACAAAGACCCCATGTCCTTTCAGGCTCCTTTGAGTCCAGCCTCTGGAGAAAGTATACAGAGCAGTGCAACCAAGCTGCCCTGGAGTCCAACATCAAGACCAACTTCCTCCCTCAATGGCCTGGAGGCTTCAAATATCTGTTTTCG CATATGTGCCAAGTGTGGTAATCCGTACACAGTAACAGAGTCCGAAAGACAAGGGAAAAAATCATGTTGTCTCAGATGCAAGG TCAAGAAGCCAGTCGACAATCGCAATATTGTCTTCAGAAAG TGGATCCcttgtggtcagtgtgtggctTGCCTTACCACAGTGGATTGTGGGATGTGTGCCAGCTGCAAGCAAGGGATGCTTTTCCCTGACTCAAGAAAACCTGTCCGTTGTCGGAAACGCAAATGTATATGGCCTATCCATAAG AGCTCCAGTTATCAAACTAGTGATCCTGAGGACTTTTCCGTGGAAGTGGATGTTGATGGTGAGGAGGATGATTTTTGcgaggatgatgaggattacgacgatgatgatgacgatgatgag GAAGGCGTCAAGAAACGTAAGCGGCGTGCTTGCGGGCAGTGTCAGGCTTGTCTCAGCAGGAAGGACTGTGGTACATGTGATTTCTGTGTAGACAAGCCCAAGTTTGGAGGTAGCAATAAGAAGAGACAGAAGTGTCGCTTGCGTCAGTGCCAGAGGCAGGCAATG AGACACTTGTTGCCCTTTCAGTTGGGTCTGGGTGAATTTGGGGCCATTGAAGGGACGGGTAAGATTGGCAGGCCAAGACATTACAATACGTACAGCCGCAAGAAGGAGCAAAGGAAGCGAAAACTAGCAATTGACCCAGAGATGACTAATGATGTAAAGAAGAAGGATTGTTCGTTGGACACA GCATATGGCTTTGAGCATActaaaagaagaaaaactatTTATGGAATGAACCGCCAACCATCTTTGCAG GTTGACCATGACTTTGTGGACACTGCCAAAAGACATAGTTTTGGTGGCTATGCCCTCAGCAACCAATGCCTTGTACCAGAA gcaaacacacaggcaagaTATGCCAATGCACCCATACCTGCCCAAAGTTTACTAAGTAGCTGGAGGGGAGCAATGCAGAATATGGATAAAGATGTAGTCGTGCACTCAAAAGAGccagaagacgaggaggaggacgaggtcaCACCTATG ATAACTCAGATCTTCAGTTTGGCTGAAACCTCATCCTTGTGTGGAAGCAATATGGATCACGAGCTGCTGAAACTGCTGGAGGCCACTCGCAAGGCAGCACTGCCTATCCTCTGGTATGCAATTATGATGGAGGGCCCACAGCTGCAACTTGTCCAGTGCAGCAAGATGTCCACCATGACTGACACTGTTGTGCAGATCAACCCAGGCTTCTGCTATCAGGTGGCTGTGCAGGGCCAGCctctgctcctcactcacccgcTCTATGAGGGTCACCCACCCCGCATGACCTCTGTGACCCTGGTAGTGAACCTGCTCTTGGATCTTGAGAGGTACAGGGTATGCCAGGGGGTCCCTGACCCAGAGCCATCTTCAAACACTGAACCATTTATTTGTGAGCGAGCATCCACTTGTGACTTTCTGATTCTTAAAGATGAGGAATGTTGTAAGAAATGTAGTGCTTTAACCTGTTTGTAG